The following coding sequences lie in one Hoplias malabaricus isolate fHopMal1 chromosome 14, fHopMal1.hap1, whole genome shotgun sequence genomic window:
- the tlr9 gene encoding toll-like receptor 9, whose amino-acid sequence MSGSGLCLLFVWNLLIVVKTINPIFYPCDNITDSNGDIYVDCTHRDLMSIPKFKSIFITSLNLSENHIWQVKKKDFSDIPNLQHLSLMWNCLPGRLKALRLPSCNVTIDHDAFVNLKNLSSLHLAGNSLKTIPLLPQRLEVLGLEFNNIFRIEEPLGTPFLKQLLLAKNCYYANPCNESFFINPRVFQELPELLNLTLGFNNVTSIPTQLPPSLESLDLKENKITEITQDSFANLTKLSFLSLEWNCQRCDHAAQPCFPCPNNASLGLHPASLYDQRDSLVYLSLRGNSLHSIPEKLFAKLNKLRILDLSDNFLAFSIRNGSFFEELQNVVSLNLLYNYEPLKTFPELILSSSISKMQALKKLYLSGFFFHQLSNYSIAPLVKLRKLEYIELRMNFISSCNITAFNKLEALRMVVLSQNMLAFNPCYKASNSDIQSKVISGYRRDDHLQIQETPFNAESETNSAQLYCPINYSMWHFQRHFCYGKLTFDLSQNNIPWLNASTFTGMEKAVCLDLSYNYMSQTLSGQQFYPLTNLVYLNMAHNRIDLYFNEAFQELKDTLKVLDLSNNEFHFLMRGIGHRFTFIKKLTSLEALSLANNNIGLRISNILTSTSLKYLSFSGNRLDIMWDTKGDQYIRFFQGLTKLMYLDISDNQLRSFPPEAIVNLPLSIRVLRVDSNLLNFFPWANISILSQLCFLNLSGNHLTELSDRVIPFGRNLSSLDLSHNRLSTIPESFFRGATGLKDLRLNHNQLKILEKQVLPTSLMSVICTTAYRTKKCKLTLHANPFICSCATSWFVEFLRGSPLFIPHLTTDVRCGFPESQTGVNVLSIDPRSCQEILGSVAFLCTSLLTVAATAIPLLKHLYGWDLWYCFQIMWAGQKGYTPLEGDNSADNEHDAFVIFDTKNKAVRDWIYNEMVINLERRGRWRFRLSLEERDWVPGVSCIENLHSAVYNSRKTVFVLSNNGGCTSVNGIIRQAFLLVQQRLLDEKVDVTVLVLLDPLFPKPRYLQMRKRLCKKSVLSWPTNPRAQPLFWNDLRVALASDNVRSYDKKITESFLSHELL is encoded by the coding sequence ATGTCTGGATCTGGATTATGCCTATTATTTGTTTGGAATCTCCTCATTGTTGTCAAAACTATAAATCCTATCTTCTACCCTTGTGACAATATCACAGACAGCAACGGAGACATATATGTGGACTGCACGCACAGGGACCTCATGAGCATCCCTAAATTCAAGTCAATTTTCATTACCTCCCTCAACCTCAGCGAGAACCACATATGGCAAGTAAAGAAAAAGGATTTCTCAGACATTCCTAATCTCCAGCATCTCAGCTTAATGTGGAACTGTTTGCCCGGTCGTCTCAAGGCATTGCGATTACCTTCTTGCAATGTAACTATTGACCATGATGCTTTTGTTAATCTAAAGAATCTGAGCTCCCTTCATTTGGCAGGAAACAGCCTCAAGACTATTCCACTGCTACCACAGCGTCTTGAGGTGCTAGGATTGGAATTCAACAACATTTTTCGTATTGAAGAGCCATTAGGGACCCCTTTCCTCAAACAACTACTCCTGGCTAAAAATTGCTATTATGCTAACCCCTGTAATGAATCTTTCTTCATTAACCCAAGAGTGTTTCAGGAATTGCCTGAGCTCCTAAACCTCACTCTTGGGTTTAATAATGTGACATCCATCCCAACACAACTGCCTCCCTCACTGGAAAGCCTTGACTTAAAGGAAAACAAGATTACTGAAATCACACAGGACTCATTCGCAAACCTTACAAAACTAAGCTTCCTTAGCTTGGAGTGGAACTGCCAAAGATGTGATCATGCAGCTCAGCCCTGTTTCCCCTGCCCAAATAATGCCTCCTTAGGCTTGCACCCTGCTTCCTTGTATGATCAGAGAGACTCACTTGTTTACCTGAGTCTTCGAGGAAACTCACTCCATTCCATACCTGAAAAACTCTTTGCTAAACTAAACAAACTTAGAATACTTGATCTCTCAGACAATTTCCTAGCCTTCAGTATCCGGAATGGCTCATTCTTTGAGGAACTGCAGAATGTTGTGTCCCTAAACCTTCTCTACAACTATGAGCCTCTGAAAACATTTCCAGAACTGATCTTGTCATCCTCCATTAGTAAGATGCAAGCCTTGAAGAAGCTATATTTAAGTGGCTTTTTTTTCCATCAATTGTCTAACTATAGCATTGCACCTCTGGTTAAACTAAGAAAGCTGGAATATATAGAACTACGCATGAACTTCATCAGTTCCTGCAACATCACTGCATTCAACAAACTGGAAGCCTTAAGAATGGTAGTACTTTCCCAGAACATGCTTGCCTTTAACCCATGCTACAAAGCTAGCAATTCTGACATACAGTCCAAGGTCATCAGTGGATATCGGAGAGACGACCACCTGCAGATTCAAGAAACACCTTTCAACGCGGAGTCAGAAACAAACTCTGCCCAGTTATACTGCCCAATAAATTATTCAATGTGGCATTTCCAAAGGCATTTCTGTTATGGAAAGCTCACTTTTGACCTATCTCAGAATAACATTCCATGGCTGAATGCAAGTACCTTCACAGGAATGGAAAAAGCTGTGTGTTTAGACCTGTCCTACAACTACATGAGCCAAACTCTGAGTGGCCAGCAGTTCTACCCTCTTACTAATCTGGTATATCTAAACATGGCACACAACCGTATTGACCTTTATTTTAATGAAGCTTTCCAGGAGCTAAAAGACACCCTAAAGGTTCTGGATCTCAGCAACAATGAATTCCACTTTCTCATGAGGGGAATAGGTCATCGCTTCACATTCATAAAGAAACTGACATCACTAGAAGCACTAAGTCTTGCAAACAACAACATTGGCCTTAGAATCTCTAACATTCTTACTAGCACGTCCCTGAAATATCTATCCTTCTCTGGAAATCGCTTGGATATCATGTGGGACACCAAGGGAGATCAGTACATACGCTTCTTTCAGGGGCTGACAAAACTTATGTACCTGGACATCTCTGACAATCAACTCAGATCATTTCCCCCAGAGGCTATAGTTAACCTTCCTCTAAGCATCCGTGTGCTCAGAGTGGACTCCAATCTACTGAATTTTTTCCCTTGGGCCAACATCTCAATCCTCTCCCAGCTCTGCTTCCTTAACCTCAGCGGAAACCATCTCACTGAGCTATCAGACAGAGTTATCCCCTTTGGACGTAACCTCTCCAGTCTGGACTTGAGTCATAATCGACTGAGTACTATTCCAGAGTCTTTCTTCAGGGGTGCAACAGGTCTTAAAGACCTCAGACTTAATCACAACCAGTTGAAGATCCTAGAGAAGCAGGTGCTGCCTACTTCATTAATGAGTGTCATTTGCACCACCGCTTATAGAACAAAGAAATGCAAGTTGACTTTGCATGCTAACCCTTTCATATGCAGCTGTGCTACTTCTTGGTTTGTCGAGTTCCTTCGAGGAAGCCCTTTGTTCATCCCACACCTTACCACAGATGTTCGTTGTGGTTTCCCTGAGTCCCAGACAGGAGTGAACGTCCTTTCCATTGATCCCCGCTCCTGCCAGGAGATATTGGGCAGTGTTGCCTTCCTCTGCACTTCCCTACTTACTGTTGCAGCAACTGCAATCCCACTTTTAAAGCATCTTTATGGCTGGGATCTATGGTATTGTTTCCAGATAATGTGGGCAGGACAGAAAGGCTACACTCCACTTGAAGGGGACAACTCAGCAGATAATGAACATGATGCGTTTGTGATTTTTGACACAAAGAACAAGGCAGTAAGGGATTGGATCTATAATGAAATGGTTATTAACTTGGAGAGAAGGGGGAGATGGCGATTTCGACTTTCCCTGGAGGAACGGGACTGGGTTCCAGGGGTGTCGTGCATCGAGAACCTACACAGCGCTGTGTACAACAGCAGGAAAACCGTGTTTGTGCTCAGTAACAATGGTGGCTGCACTTCAGTGAATGGAATCATAAGACAGGCTTTCCTTCTGGTCCAGCAGAGGCTACTGGATGAAAAAGTGGATGTGACCGTGCTGGTTCTGCTGGATCCGCTTTTTCCTAAACCAAGGTATCTACAGATGAGAAAGAGACTCTGCAAAAAGTCAGTTCTCTCCTGGCCCACGAACCCTCGTGCCCAGCCTCTCTTCTGGAATGACCTGCGTGTCGCTCTCGCCTCTGACAATGTCAGGTCCTATGATAAGAAGATCACAGAGAGCTTTTTGTCTCATGAACTTCTCTGA
- the LOC136665763 gene encoding acylamino-acid-releasing enzyme-like: MAVSGDGEFKVLTSPEDIAKLYREQSQFPSLSRADLGPVITSQYGGKYSNISTEWTQCDLERNENVKFCRQYIVFHDDKSIVYSGPSGNCTEIKGELLSKDSPSGDMKAVVRACTIKGEEKQFLEIWHKNSKIKSLNLTALKKHGKVYEDDQFGCLVWSHSETHLLYVAEKKRPKAESYFESGSEPSLLVEEEDAMKTEKKEDTVKGDQFVYYEDWGEALVSKNTPVLCVLDIEGNNVSVLEGIPDSISPGQAFWAPNDTGVVFVGWWHEPFRLGLKYCPNRRSSLFYVDLTGGKCEQLSSDSAAVCSPRLSPDLCRIVYLECAVFGPHQQCSKLCMYDWYTKKTSVIVDVVKRASEDGFTGIYSSMLSPQCWSADSQRVLVSSTQRSRKDLLVVDTSTGHVTSLTSTSDRGSWCLLTIHRDLMVVSCSSPNCPPTLRVGFLPASGSEKEVSWVTLEEAQIQPEIDWQILTFTPPTEEENSQYPGLNFDAILLKPKEVKEGTKLPLLVVPHGGPHSVIVAEWMLSQAVLCKMGFGVLQVNYRGSLGFGQDSILSLPGNVGTQDVKDVQFAVESVLKQGDFNREKVAVAGGSHGGFLACHLIGQYPDFYKACVSRNPVINLATMIGSTDIPDWCMVEGGFDYNTNVLLSNAMLERMLKQSPISYVSEVKTPVLLMLGENDRRVPHQQGIEYYRALKALQVPIRLLCYPDNNHSLSKVDAESDGFMNIALWIIQHLAL; encoded by the exons ATGGCTGTTAGCGGCGACGGAGAATTTAAG GTCTTGACCAGTCCAGAGGACATCGCTAAACTGTACAGAGAGCAAAGTCAGTTCCCCTCCCTCAGCCGCGCTGACCTGGGGCCAGTCATCACCTCTCAGTACGGAGGAAAGTACAGCAACATCTCCACAG aGTGGACTCAGTGCGATTTGGAAAGGAATGAGAATGTAAAATTCTGCCGGCAGTACATTGTATTTCATGATGACAAATCAATAGTCTACTCTGGACCCTCTGGGAATTGCACAGAAATCAAAGGAGA GTTGCTGAGCAAGGACTCTCCCTCTGGAGACATGAAGGCTGTTGTAAGGGCATGCACCATCAAAGGAGAGGAGAAACAGTTTCTCGAG ATCTGGCATAAGAACAGTAAGATAAAAAGCCTCAACCTCACTGCACTGAAGAAGCATGGAAAGGTGTATGAAGATG ATCAGTTTGGATGCTTGGTTTGGTCTCATTCTGAAACTCACCTCCTGTATGTGGCGGAGAAGAAGCGCCCCAAAGCAGAGTCTTACTTTGAG TCAGGGTCTGAACCAAGTTTGCTTGTTGAGGAAGAGGATGCTATGAAAACTGAGAAGAAGGAAGATACTGTTAag GGCGACCAGTTTGTATACTATGAGGACTGGGGAGAGGCATTGGTCAGTAAGAACACACCTGTACTTTGTGTTTTGGACATTGAAGGTAACAATGTGTCTGTGCTGGAGGGTATACCAGACAGCATCTCCCCAGGACAG GCATTCTGGGCACCTAATGATActggtgtggtgtttgtggggTGGTGGCATGAGCCATTCAGACTGGGCCTTAAATACTGCCCCAATAGAAG GTCTTCTCTGTTTTATGTGGACCTTACTGGTGGTAAATGTG AGCAGTTGTCTTCTGACTCTGCTGCAGTCTGCTCTCCTCGTCTGAGCCCAGATCTCTGCCGCATTGTCTATCtagagtgtgctgtgtttggcCCACATCAACAATGCAGCAAGCTGTGcatg tatgacTGGTATACGAAGAAGACATCAGTTATAGTTGATGTAGTCAAGAGAGCCAGTGAAG atggcTTTACTGGAATCTACAGCTCCATGCTGTCTCCTCAGTGCTGGTCAGCTGACAGCCAGCGAGTCCTTGTATCCTCTACTCAACGGAGCCGCAAG GATCTTCTTGTAGTTGATACTTCCACAGGCCATGTGACATCTCTCACTTCTA catctGACAGGGGGAGTTGGTGTCTATTGACCATTCATAGAGACTTGATGGTGGTCAGTTGTTCTTCTCCGAACTGCCCACCAACCCTG AGGGTGGGTTTCCTGCCAGCAAGTGGTTCAGAGAAGGAGGTCTCATGGGTTACCCTGGAGGAAGCTCAAATACAGCCTGAAATTGATTGGCAGATTCTCACTTTCACTCCACCCACTGAGGAGGAGAACAGCCAGTACC CTGGTCTGAACTTTGATGCCATATTGCTGAAACCAAAAGAAGTGAAAGAAGGGACAAAATTACCACTCCTCGTCGTTCCACATG GTGGACCTCATTCTGTAATAGTGGCCGAGTGGATGTTGTCCCAAGCTGTTCTCTGCAAGATGGGTTTTGGTGTCTTACAGG TCAATTACAGAGGGTCCCTTGGCTTTGGTCAGGACAGTATCCTTTCCCTGCCTGGAAATGTTGGCACTCAAGATGTGAAAGATGTACAG TTTGCGGTGGAGAGCGTTCTGAAGCAAGGGGACTTCAACCGAGAGAAAGTTGCAGTCGCAGGGGGCTCCCATGGTGGTTTCTTGGCCTGTCATCTAATTGGCCAGTACCCAGATTTCTACAAGGCGTGTGTTTCTCGGAATCCTGTCATCAACCTGGCAACCATGATTGGCAGCACTGACATTCCTGACTG GTGTATGGTGGAAGGTGGATTTGATTATAACACTAATGTCCTGCTGAGCAATGCCATGCTGGAGCGAATGTTAAAACAGTCACCCATCAGTTACGTCTCAGAg GTGAAGACACCTGTGCTGCTTATGTTGGGAGAGAATGACAGGCGTGTGCCTCATCAGCAGGGCATCGAATACTACAGAGCTTTAAAGGCCTTACAAGTGCCCATcag GTTGTTGTGCTACCCAGATAATAACCACTCTTTGTCCAAAGTCGATGCAGAATCGGATGGATTTATGAACATTGCTCTGTGGATCATCCAGCACCTCGCTCTATGA